One Mus musculus strain C57BL/6J chromosome X, GRCm38.p6 C57BL/6J DNA window includes the following coding sequences:
- the Pabpc1l2b gene encoding poly(A) binding protein, cytoplasmic 1-like 2B: protein MDEELAAALAAEEEEAAAGGSDDGNPDFPTASLYVGDLHPEVTESMLYEKFSPAGPILSIRICRDKVTRRSLGYAYVNYQQPVDAKRALETMNFDVINGRPVRIMWSQRDPSLRKSGVGNVFIKNLGKTIDNKALYNIFSAFGNILSCKVACDEKGPKGYGFVHFQKQESAERAIDALNGMFLNYRKIFVGRFKSHKEREAERGAWARQSTSADFKDFDDDSDDEATFR, encoded by the coding sequence ATGGACGAAGAGCTGGCAGCAGCCTTggctgcagaggaggaagaggcggcGGCCGGGGGCTCGGACGATGGGAACCCAGACTTTCCCACGGCCTCGCTGTACGTGGGCGACCTGCACCCCGAGGTGACCGAGTCCATGCTGTATGAGAAGTTCAGCCCTGCCGGGCCCATCCTGTCCATCCGCATCTGCAGGGACAAGGTCACCCGGCGCTCTCTGGGCTACGCATATGTCAACTACCAGCAACCGGTGGACGCCAAGCGGGCCCTGGAGACCATGAACTTTGACGTTATCAATGGCCGGCCAGTGCGCATCATGTGGTCCCAGAGGGACCCGTCGCTCCGCAAGAGCGGGGTGGGCAACGTCTTCATCAAGAACCTGGGCAAGACCATCGACAACAAGGCGCTGTACAACATCTTCTCGGCCTTTGGCAACATCCTGTCCTGCAAGGTGGCCTGTGACGAAAAGGGGCCCAAGGGCTATGGGTTCGTGCACTTCCAGAAGCAGGAGTCGGCCGAGCGGGCCATAGATGCGCTGAATGGCATGTTCCTGAACTACCGCAAGATTTTCGTGGGGAGATTCAAGTCCCACAAGGAGAGAGAGGCCGAAAGGGGAGCCTGGGCGCGCCAGTCCACCAGCGCTGACTTCAAGGATTTCGACGACGACTCCGATGACGAGGCCACCTTTCGATGA